Below is a genomic region from Leptospira yasudae.
CCAAAACATTAGAAGAATTGAAAGTAGCGGGAATCCATCTCATTCTCAATCCGGAAGAATTGACGATCGACGAAATCAAACAAATTCAATCCTATTACAAAGAGGACGTTTCTCCGATTCTGACTCCTCTCGCGATCGACACCGCGCACCCGTTCCCTCATATTCTCAACAAGTCGTTGAACCTTGCGATGGTGTTGAGCACCGAAGACGAAAAGACCGGCGGAAAAAAAGATTTATTCGCGGTCGTTCAAGTGCCGTCCGTTCTTCCTCGGTTTTTACAGCTCAAAGGAAAGGGAGAAGAAAGAAGATTCTTTCCTTTGGAAGAGATCATCAAACTGCACGTAGACGATCTTTTTTACGGAATGACGGTGAAGGAAATCTATCCGTTCCGAATCATCCGCGACGCGGACATTTCCATCGACGAGGAAAAATCGGTAAAGGACCTTCTCATCACGATGAAGGACGAACTTCGCAACCGTATCTGGGGCGACGCGGTTCGCATGGACATTCATCAAGGAACTTCCCCGTTCATCAAAAACACGCTGCGCGAACTTTTGGAATTGCAGGATCACGAAGTCTTCGACGTCGCTTCGATCCTGAACATCAGCGACGCGATGTTCTTTTACGGACTCGATCATACTTCCAAACTCAAATATCCGTTCTTTCAACAGAAGACGACTTTGAAATTCGATACGCCCGAAAAGATTTTCGAAGCGATCAAAAAGAAGGACCGGCTTCTGCATCATCCGTATCAATCCTTTTCCGCGATCGAAGACCTGCTTCGGATTTCCTCCGAAGATCCGAAGGTTCTCGGAATCAAGATGACCTTGTATCGAACAAGCGGGGATTCTCCGATCATTCAATACCTCGGACAAGCGGCGGAGAATGGAAAACAAGTGACCGTTCTCGTGGAACTCAAGGCCCGTTTCGACGAAGAAAGAAACATCAAGTGGGCGCAGAAACTCGAAGCGCGGGGAGTTCACGTCGTTTACGGCGTTGTCGGATTAAAAATCCACTGCAAGATGCTTTTAGTGGTCCGCAAAGAGGACGATCACATGGTGCGTTATGTGCACCTTGGGACGGGAAACTACAACTCGACCACTTCCAAATATTACACCGACCTCAGTTTTTTTACGGTCAACAAACAGATCACCGAAGACGTCGCGACGATCTTCAACACGATCACGAGTTACGCAAAGATGCCGACTCTGAATCTTTTGTCCGCCTCTCCGCATAACCTGAAATCGACTTTTATGACCTTGATCGACAAGGAAAGGGAGAATGCACTCGCGGGAAAACCCGCCCGAATCATCTTCAAGATGAACTCACTCGTGGATCCGCATATTATTCTTTCCTTATACAAGGCGAGTCAGGCGGGCGTAAAAGTCGACTTGATCATCCGGGGAATCTGCTGTCTCAAACCGGGACTCAAAGGAATCTCCGAAAACATCACCGTTCTTTCGATCGTCGGAAGATTTTTGGAACACACGAGAATCTATTATTTCCACTCCGGAGGGGCGGAATCCATATTTCTCGCGTCCGCCGATTGTATGCCCAGAAACTTCGAAAGAAGGATCGAGGTTTTATTTCCGATCATCGAAGGAAAAAACAAGGAAAGAATCAAGAAAATTCTCGACGTTCAACTCCGAGACAACGTGAAAGCGAGATTTCTCCATCCCGACGGACATTATAAAAAAAGAATATTAGAAAAAGACGAAAAACCCGTGGATTCCCAAATCGAAAGAATGAGCTTCGCGGACTAAAAATTTTTAAGATATGACAACGACT
It encodes:
- the ppk1 gene encoding polyphosphate kinase 1, giving the protein MSKPRVQEQTPTTSGQNGSSNGNQPEIHLNNPNIFFDRELSWVDFNRRVLEEANDPENPLLERLKFLSITETNLDEFYMVRVAGLRNLVKEGNDERSLNGDSASEILSDLSDKVRAFVREEYETFSKTLEELKVAGIHLILNPEELTIDEIKQIQSYYKEDVSPILTPLAIDTAHPFPHILNKSLNLAMVLSTEDEKTGGKKDLFAVVQVPSVLPRFLQLKGKGEERRFFPLEEIIKLHVDDLFYGMTVKEIYPFRIIRDADISIDEEKSVKDLLITMKDELRNRIWGDAVRMDIHQGTSPFIKNTLRELLELQDHEVFDVASILNISDAMFFYGLDHTSKLKYPFFQQKTTLKFDTPEKIFEAIKKKDRLLHHPYQSFSAIEDLLRISSEDPKVLGIKMTLYRTSGDSPIIQYLGQAAENGKQVTVLVELKARFDEERNIKWAQKLEARGVHVVYGVVGLKIHCKMLLVVRKEDDHMVRYVHLGTGNYNSTTSKYYTDLSFFTVNKQITEDVATIFNTITSYAKMPTLNLLSASPHNLKSTFMTLIDKERENALAGKPARIIFKMNSLVDPHIILSLYKASQAGVKVDLIIRGICCLKPGLKGISENITVLSIVGRFLEHTRIYYFHSGGAESIFLASADCMPRNFERRIEVLFPIIEGKNKERIKKILDVQLRDNVKARFLHPDGHYKKRILEKDEKPVDSQIERMSFAD